One region of Candidatus Eisenbacteria bacterium genomic DNA includes:
- a CDS encoding oligopeptide transporter, OPT family has translation MKPRELTIRGLILGALITTIFTAANVYLGLKVGLTFASSIPAAVISMAILSAVKDSSILENNIVQTVASAAGTLSAIIFVLPGLVIVGWWAGFPFWQSFLICLSGGVLGVLFTIPLRRALVTTSDLPYPEGVAAAEVLRVGSGTRGETKDETGEAREGLVAVILGSVASAGLAIVTATRIAAAEVTGFFRVGAMASSGYDIAWSLALLGAGHLVGLSVGMAMLTGLVISWGIAVPILTSMQPAASGVTLAAHTLAIWRTQVRFIGAGAIAVAAVYTLATLAKPVVGGLVSTLAASQAARSGDDRDRDLSPGWIIVLTAACLLVASWLAFTFARSTVLASSALPLTLIAVPFVLLGGFLIAGICGYMAGLIGASNSPISGVGILSIVLCASALILAVSPTPETRPALVAFALFVTAIVFACATISNDNLQDLKTGQLVGASPRRQQIALIVGVGAGASVIPSVLNLLAKAYGFAGAANVGVVAPNPLPAPQATLISALAQGVIGGNLEWKMLGIGALVGVGLILLDAMLGAMKKLRVPPLAVGIGIYLPMSATFAVVVGAVMAHWYVGRARSMPNPGRAERLGTLVASGLIVGESLWGVINAGLIVGFSKDAPIGLVPESFAPAPWLGMLGFVGVIIWLYGWMLRRSAKAR, from the coding sequence TTGAAACCTAGAGAGCTCACGATACGCGGCCTCATTCTCGGCGCGCTCATCACGACGATCTTCACGGCGGCGAACGTATACCTCGGCCTCAAGGTCGGCCTCACCTTTGCCTCATCGATCCCGGCGGCGGTGATCTCGATGGCCATCCTGAGCGCCGTGAAGGACTCGTCCATCCTCGAGAACAACATCGTCCAGACCGTCGCTTCCGCGGCCGGCACGCTCTCGGCAATCATCTTCGTCTTGCCGGGGCTCGTGATCGTGGGCTGGTGGGCGGGATTTCCCTTCTGGCAATCGTTTCTCATCTGCCTGAGCGGCGGCGTGCTCGGTGTGCTGTTCACGATCCCGCTCCGACGCGCGTTGGTGACGACGTCCGACCTGCCCTACCCCGAAGGCGTCGCTGCGGCCGAGGTGCTGAGGGTCGGATCGGGCACGCGTGGCGAGACGAAGGACGAGACGGGCGAGGCCCGAGAAGGGCTCGTGGCCGTGATCCTGGGCTCGGTCGCATCGGCGGGTCTCGCCATCGTGACGGCGACGCGCATCGCAGCCGCAGAAGTGACCGGCTTCTTCCGTGTCGGGGCCATGGCCTCGAGCGGGTACGACATTGCCTGGTCGCTCGCGCTCCTTGGCGCGGGGCATCTGGTTGGGTTGTCGGTCGGGATGGCCATGCTGACCGGTCTCGTGATCTCGTGGGGCATCGCCGTGCCGATCTTGACCTCCATGCAGCCGGCCGCCAGCGGCGTGACACTCGCCGCGCACACCCTTGCGATCTGGCGGACGCAGGTGCGGTTCATCGGCGCCGGCGCGATCGCCGTCGCCGCGGTCTACACGCTGGCCACGTTGGCGAAGCCGGTCGTCGGCGGGCTCGTCAGCACGCTCGCCGCCTCTCAGGCCGCGCGTTCTGGGGACGACAGAGACCGAGATCTCTCACCGGGGTGGATCATCGTGCTCACGGCCGCGTGCCTGCTCGTTGCCTCGTGGCTCGCCTTCACGTTCGCGAGGTCGACGGTGCTCGCGTCCAGCGCGCTGCCGCTCACGCTGATCGCCGTACCGTTCGTATTGCTCGGCGGCTTTCTCATCGCTGGGATCTGCGGCTACATGGCCGGCCTCATCGGCGCCTCGAACAGTCCGATCTCGGGCGTCGGCATTCTGTCGATCGTGCTGTGCGCGTCGGCGCTCATCCTCGCCGTGTCGCCGACTCCGGAGACGCGGCCCGCGCTCGTCGCCTTCGCGCTCTTCGTGACCGCGATCGTCTTTGCGTGCGCGACGATCTCGAACGACAATTTACAGGATCTGAAAACGGGCCAGCTCGTCGGCGCCTCACCGAGGCGCCAGCAGATCGCGCTCATCGTGGGGGTGGGCGCCGGCGCGTCCGTGATCCCGTCCGTGCTCAACCTGCTCGCCAAGGCGTATGGGTTCGCCGGAGCCGCGAACGTCGGCGTAGTAGCGCCCAATCCGCTTCCGGCGCCGCAGGCGACTCTGATCTCCGCCCTCGCACAAGGCGTGATCGGCGGAAATCTAGAGTGGAAGATGCTCGGCATCGGCGCGCTTGTTGGCGTCGGGCTCATTCTGCTCGATGCGATGCTTGGCGCGATGAAGAAGCTGCGCGTCCCGCCTCTGGCTGTCGGCATCGGGATCTATCTCCCGATGTCGGCGACGTTCGCTGTCGTTGTCGGCGCCGTGATGGCTCACTGGTATGTGGGCCGCGCCCGCTCGATGCCGAACCCTGGCCGCGCGGAGCGACTCGGCACGCTCGTGGCGTCGGGATTGATCGTGGGGGAGAGCTTGTGGGGCGTGATCAACGCCGGTCTCATCGTCGGCTTCTCGAAGGACGCGCCGATCGGGCTCGTACCAGAAAGCTTTGCGCCTGCCCCGTGGCTCGGAATGCTCGGCTTCGTCGGGGTGATCATCTGGCTCTATGGCTGGATGCTCCGGCGATCCGCCAAGGCGCGCTGA